AGCTGGAGCACTATAAATACTTCCACAGTTATCTGCAACAATGTGGGATTTTTGTGGTTCAACAGCTATTCTGTTCCCCATGTTCCCTTCAGCATAGCCTCTATTAAACCTCCGAAGCCACTGAAATCTGCCAGAAAGTGGTTTCCACTTTTTGAGACCTCCTGCTTGTTTTTCTACACTATAAGGTCCTTGTCCACTCCTGCTGCTAGTAATAGAATTCTCTTCCTTATCAATGCTGGCATTACATGGCTTCTCCGCAGAATTGGTCTCATCACAGGTTCTGCCGATCAGTGAACTTGAAGTGATGCTGCTATCCTCTGAGTCATACTCATGGTCATTAACCATTCTATGGGGACTGGTGGCTGTGGACAAGGAGTTATCTGCATTGAAGCGTGATTCTTCCGCTACATCCAATCCCTTAACTATGACATCTTGATCAATATGTTCCTCAACATAATCTGTTTCTGCTTCTATCTCCAAGCACAGAGATTCATCAGTAGCTGAGATGCGTGGAACTTTATCGGATCTATAGATACCATGGTTTCTATCAACACCGGTACTTGTATCAGAAGGCCCAACATTTTTATTCTCACTCTGAAATTCTGTGGGGCAAGGATCAGAAGCTGTCCTAGGTAAATTGAATCTTTCTATTAGTGGCCCGTCAGCCATATCGCTTGAAACTGTATCGCCACAATTTTCCTTGTCAAGTTCCTCTGCTGCATGCAACAACCTCCATTTCTCTTCCCAGTAGCTATCTGATAATAGGTTTGGAGTAACAGGACTAGAACCATATGAAAGACTCTGACCTCGTCTACCTCCACATTGATGCCCTGGGATTCCTCCTTGGGATGAACAAGAGAAAACCGTATCAAGTGCAAGAGATTGCAATGACTTTGCCTTCTCAATTGACTTCTTCACACTAATATCTTCAGGTAAATTTAACAACCGTTGGAGACAAGCAGTCGCATACTCAGTGGCTAGTATTGAAGATCTTAGCTGAAGTAGCATGGAAACTGCCATTGCCAAGATGAAGGCTCCCCTCGGTGAGCACAATATCCGGCATCCAAGCTCTGACTCATTTGCTTTATCAGGAAAAGATATAAGGTTAGGAAAAGAGAATATTTCATCCCAAACAACTAAAAGATCCTCAAGAGAAAATTCACGTCCAAATAAAAGACGCAGCCATCGTAATGCGAAGTATTGGGGCTCTACCCCAAGCTCAACAAGATGGCTATGAAGAGATGAGTCGATGATGGAGAGCAATTGATACATTGCAGAAGATGCTTCTATTATAGGTGGTAATCCAGTACTGGACCCTATGGAAGGAGATGGAGAGAAGAGCTCTGCCATGACAACCACACtatttgcatcattcattaaatAATCAAACATGCAGTAGGCATCATGTTCCATGaatttttcagataaaacaacacCTAATTCGCCCTCTACTCCATAAGCATCACTCATCAAGAATATGTCCTTTGTTTCAGGATCAAGCTCATCTAGACTTCTTACTTTGGCACTCTTCTCCTGGACACTACCATCTTTATCAGTTGCTGCTGTATTCATATTCATGATCTTTTCAAATCTGTAGGCAGAACTTAATTCGATTTCAGGGAGGGATACCCCATGAAATTCATCACTGAAGTAGTCTTCATATTTGTCCCGTACTTGGGAAAGGTACTGCAGATCAATATGAAGTACATACAAAAGTGGAGCCAGTAGTTCATGCATTCCTGTAGGTACAGATACATATTTATTGTCACTTCAAGTAGAAACACAATCATAGTGGTCAAAATGCTATACAAAATAAATGGCATGTCTGAAATCTGTTGGATAAGACACAGTCATGGTTGTTCAATTGGACAGAGTAGCAGTTTGTAACTTACAAGCTTctaaaaaataatatagccttacttTCTAAGCACCTGTTCCCTATTGCATAATGTTTGGGCTAAAACCAAACAGCACAAGGACCAGAGTTATAGAGTTGTATGCTTCTCATAATAACATAACGTAACATAACCGACATTTTGATTAGATGacaataaaattttttttgaaacatTCAATCTGAGCACTAGAGGAGAAAAATAGAACTTTGTGATTCATTATTGAAGTTATATGTGACACAAGTGATCCATGAAGATACGAATTCATACTTGCCTTAGTGACTATCATCATTTTTGCATTTATTAAACATTGGAATACCTAGAGAACTAGTCTTGAAATCAAGCTGGTTGAAGGTAGCAAATTCTGATCTTTTATTTGTAAGGGAAAACTTCACCTTGAAAACTAACACAAAATTACTTGTGGAACTGTAGCCACACAAGTACTGACAGCGATAAAACAATGGTATCTCCAGCAAGCATAACAAAAACATAGTTGGAAGCCTGGACACACTTAATATGTGTactaaagaaacaaaaaattggaaTGGCATTAATATGTTATATTAAGTGGCTTTTGAGAAGGCATGCTGCTGGTTTCAATTGCAAAAGAAAATACTGATGCAACAGCCAAACTACCTAGAAATGGGAAGCAAATTTCTACATAAAAAGATGAATAGCCACCTTGTCTATATCCACACTCTGGATGAATAAGACACCACAATAGGAGTATTTGCCTCAACATGGCCTGACATGTAGCTGTCTGGAAGTAGCCTTCCTGGTCAGGATACAACCGTGACAAATCTTGATCAAGCATCTTCTCCAGTTCAGCATTTCGAAAATAGAGGCTCCACAAGCTATCTGTGAAGAGAATGCACTACAAGATTAGGACTATAACCCCCCCAGGAATAAGTAAGGCTGAGCAGGTACATCTTTTATGAACTCATCCAATccaaagaaaacataaaaatCAACTTCTGAGAGTGGGTTAGTGTGCATTTTATACAGAGGAATCTGGCTACGTCAATTTGCAGAACACAAATGTGATAACCACATCCTACATTCACAACGCATGAATATAAACATTAGAAAAGCTGCATTACACAAAGAGGAAGACTTTTGGATAGTGATTTGTTGTACGCATAAGCATAGTTTGGTCAAGATAGGATCTTTTGATAACGATCAGGCTTTGAACTTTTGAAGGAGTGCACAATATACACATAATAATCAAGAAAAGAGGTAGAGCCAGTTTACCACTTCACCTGGACTTTGTGATAATGGATTGTCCACAATAAGATCAGGTGATTTGCTTTCATCCTTGGAGAGATGAGGATCTACTATAAGCCGGCGCCTTAAATGGGCATACCTATCAACAAAAAGTTACAAATAATAAATAAAGACAAATTTCCAATAACAATAAATAACGGCTTAAATTCGAACCCATTTAGAAGAGAAATAATGGATTCACACACAGAAGATGTCATCTTGAAGCTGATGATACTATAGATTTGCATTTGATCAATTGGAGATTCGCCATTGCCAGTCTAAATCAAGAAaacataaaaaatgagaattCTTTTAGGTGATAGCCGACCGGTTACCAATTGGGGAACCCATTTATGGAATTCAATGAAACATCGTCTTCTCATTTGAGGTATAATTGAGAGAAACAACGGAGAAAAGCTCAACAAGGCATAATTCTACCTTCTCCTAGAATCTGCGGCGACCCGCCGGATATCATCGATCGAAGCAGGAGACTTGGGCAGGATGCCGAGATCGATGCGCCATCGGACACCTCGAAGGCTCGTGAATCTGGACCCCGAGATGGATTCCCGAATCGGAGACGCATGATCGGATGCAGGGACAGGCGGCATCACCCTGCTCCCGGTCAGCGTGGAACTCCGATCGCTTTTCGACTGCTTCGAAGAAGAAATCTGGAGAAAAGGTGAAAGAATAAGAGCACGAGGAAGGGAAAGTTGGGATCTTTATCGGAATTTGGGGAGGGAAAGGCAACGAAGAATTCGTAACGAATGTGCTGCTAaccttttctttctctctctctcttctctctctctctctctccctctcttttgtCCTATCTTATTTGATGTCCTGCGTGGAAGGGGACGAGGGAGAAGTTGCAAGAATGGCAGttgtataatttttatttttatttttttgcttcttaTTTTTGGCAAGGTTGCAAATACTAAGTCAGTGGTTTCATATTTTTAAgctttaagttatatatatatatatatatatatatataatggaagtGTATTTTTTGGGTTGTCAACGGAAATAGAGACCAGTTATAGGGTCTCTCGCTGatgattaaataaataaataaaaccttTTTAGAAAAGGAAAACTTATAAATGTGAGTTGAGAGACGGGTCGGAGGCTTAAGCTTAATTGTATCAATAAAAGAGAATGAAGGTTGTGAGCTCGCCTCCCTGAGTTCAGAGTAGCAGATACCGAGTTTGGTcaaggatgagagagagagagagagagagagagagagagagagggagggagggagggagggagggtctCAACCAAAGGGCATTTAAAACATTGTCAAGGTCAAAGCAAATCCGAGATTAATACAAAGTCAAAGCAAACCTTGTCAAGGCCAAAGCAAAACCTCGACAAGGTCAACGTAAATCCAAAGGGCATATAAGTTCCAAAAATATCAAATAAGTCATAAATTAATGAGATAAAAATTCGTGTGCTACTCATCGATGATTCAACAATTTGATCGAATTAATACAATCAATAAGCACAAAACCCGATGGACACCAAAATCTCTAATTGCTTGTCTGATAAAGCAAATCAAGAAAGCAACACAAGTGAATTACTCACCAAGGATGCCTGAGATCCAAATAGATGGATTAACATAATGGTTTGTAGATTTATACATCCACCTTTTATTATAAGAGAACTTATAAGATAGACACTCGTTGATtattacattagacaacaaaggaCAGACATATTAAGTAATGTTATTACAAATATCAAAACTTTTTCAGGCACTAACATGGATCACGCCATAATGCTACATAGGAGAAAAAATGAGGCTGCTTATGAAACCCACAGCTTGACAAGTAAATAGGAAGAGAGATCGTCGTTACTTATATAGTCTGTCACCGTGCTTCATCTTCGAGGTTGCGGAACTCAACAGTGAGGTCATCATACAGTTTCTGGAATTTTGCGATAAGAGCTTCCTCACCTTCTGCAGGATCTTCAAATTTCTGGGACCTAAAAAAAGCAGACAACGAGATGGATTATTGCTATGGAAAACATGGCTAATAAAGGATGGATTAATACACTCGTGTCATAAACAAGAGTAATCCTGCTTACACTAGTCGGTAGAAGAGTTGGCCCAAGCGATGCTTAATGACACTGTATGTTATCTTCTGGCCATCAGGACCTGCTCCTCTCTCTACAGCCTGAAAATTGcacaattataataaaattaaactttatgaaatatttactaCAATGGAAGCAGTTCTACCACCATGTTTACGGACAGGACAATTTTTGTGTAATGCATGAAGATAATTAGATCATTCAATGAGATCATTATTGATTCTTTGCTATGGCACAATTCTTTGGAGAGCAAGATCAACCTAGTGATACCAAAAAAACCCATCCTATGATTACCTGATTGGCCAATGTATTGAAATGGATGATGTTACGCATCATCCAAACTGATTTGTAAAATGGGCAGAATTTATCATATCTGTATTCAACAAAGGAGATCAATAAGCGGCAACTCTGTAAAGAATAGGGAGCTAAATATAATGCTAGCGGCAAAACTTATCATAAAGAAGAGGCAGAACTCACGGAGTAAAAGCATTCTGCGCAAGATAATCTTCTCTCAGAAGCTTTGCTGTCTCCAGGGTAATTTTGTCTGTTTCAGCCAATGCATCTTTACCAACAAGCTACAGAATTTTGAGGGATAAATTTGGATCAAAGGCGGATATGTAAGAATTGACTTTCCAGTAGTAGTTTAAAGTTAATGCAGATATCATTTAAAATCAATCGGATAAGGTATATGAAACCCAACATAGTAAAAAAAAGAAATGCCGTAAATAATTCTAGCACAGATAAAACTGGAAGCTGATACTAAAACTAATTCATAAttttaagatatataaaaaacAGAATGAATTGCAGGAACTAAAACCATAATAATCCCAGGTGAGGAAAATAGTAAACCTGCACAATTTCGTTTAGGTCATCTTCTCTCTGTAATACTTCACGAGCTTTAGTTCTTATGTCAATAAAATCTGGATCAAATTTCTCATAGAAAGATTCCAAAGCCTGAAATAAAAACCAATGGAGGAACTTAATTTATATTAGCCAAGAGAATAAACTACCTGTGATAAAAATGAATAATAATCAAAAGGTAGTATTAGAATCCTAAATGTAACACTTACAGAAATATTCTGTAGTTCAAAACTTCTAAGAGCAAGACAAATTGTAGTTATCAATAATGTCCAACAATCTAAGATAACTGGAGTGAATATCCAAAACTTGCAGGCAGTTCCAAAGTAATGCATTACTTTTACTTAATCATTGCTATCAAATTAAACAAAAGGTGCATGACATAGATATTTTTAGTGTATGTCCCTGAATATGTGAGTGCATGATTGTCTAACCAACAAGGTGAAAAAACCAAGCTTATCTTATcttgcatgataaacatgatgGTGAAAGAGATGAAGGGCACAAGACCTTTGAGTACTTGGAATAAGATATAAGCCAATTAACTGATGGGAAATGCTTCCTTTGAGCAAGCTTCTTATCCAGTCCCCAGAAGACCTGCAATGCATTCACAAAAGGTTGAAGAGCACAAGATCCAGGAATACTTTGACCTGCTGAAAACTAACCAATGCTTCATTACCTGAACAATACCAAGGGTTGCAGAAGTAACTGGATCTGAAAAATCACCACCTGGAGGAGAAACAGCGCCAACGATTGTGACACTACCTGATCGGTCTGGCGCACCGAGACATTTCACTTTACCAGCTCGCTCATAGAAAGATGCTAGACGTGCTGCCAGATATGCAGGATAACCACTATCTGCTGGCATTTCAGCCTGAGAAAGAGGTGATGTTTACCACAAGGAACAAAACCAGTTGGGctataaattaaaagaaaaaaaaaacatcatgtgTACATATTTATGTAAAAGTATAAATAACAGGGGAGACATGAAAAGGACAAATACCAGACGCCCAGAGATTTCACGCAAGGCCTCTGCCCAGCGAGAGGTGGAATCAGCCATCATGCTAACATTGTAGCCCATATCTCGGAAATATTCAGCTATAGTGATGCCTGAGAAATAAATATAGCTGAAAATTAGTAGTCACAGTTTGCATCAATAAAGCGCTTGATAAAGCAGAATACAAACAATATTATCTATAAATACACTCCTGGATAACTATTGtttcacccaaaaaaaaaaagagagaaaaaaaggatTGACACAGGATGCCATAACAGCAACCAACATATAGCGGCTTAAGCTCCAGCCTCTGCTAGTCCTTATTTCTTTAAAGCATTACTTGGAAGTTTGTGAAAGAAAggataagaaagaaatatttGTCCATAACTAAAAGATGATTACATTGGGATCAAGATtgtcatattttatttgactttcCTTTCATTTACAAGCACAACATATAAAAGGTAAGGGTAGCATTACTTGTAGTTTGTTTCCTTTCATTTTCATGTCTAACATCTGAAACAGCAACAGCAGAAGAAAAATCTAAATTTAAGATAGGCACCAAAAGATGAAAGCAGATTACAAAATACCTTGCACAAGGATAATTTTGTGATTTACACAAAACTTGAAGTAGAACAGTGATCATTATGCACAAGGATTATTTTTGTTGAAAATGGTCAGACAACTTTTCAACCTATATATCATCTTCTTATCAAGTGTGCTAACACTCTATGCCTAATGTTATGTATAAGATTTACGATATTCAATAAGTGTAAAatgtaaataaaaaagataatataaagTTTATCACTAACATAAAAAATATCAGTCCCCAGCATTAGAAATCTTTCTAAACATCAGTCTTCCAAATAAGATAAACTCTTGGACATAACAGAATAGCCAAAGAAgaaatatatgtgtacatatccgAACTCTTAATAGTCCTAATGACATAAATAACAACAAAAAGTTTTAACAGTCCAAAAATAAATAGAAAGATTTTTGTTGGTGCCTTTACCACAGTTATATCAGCTtaggaaaaatattttaatatgaaaaGATAATTTGTTATAAGTTGAAGAGCAGTAGAGTGTCAGGCTTCCATTGACTAGCTCTCTCTCATGATAGGGCATTAAGGTCTTGTGTTTTCTTGATTGTCACTAGTTTGCCGTTTCTATTCAACAAATACCTGTATATATGGAGGCCTCACGAGCAGCCACCGGCATATTGGAAGTGTTTGCTACAAGTGTTGTCCTCTTCATCACAGATTCTTCACGACCATCCGGCAATGTCATTGTTAGTTGTGGGAAATCCATTAGAACCTGAGGTGTTGGTTAATATTTAACAACCAATAGAACAAGAAAAGACAAACCAATGAAATGCAGAAACAAACCTCAGCCATTTCATTTCCTCTCTCTCCACATCCCACATAAACCACTGTGTCAGAATTAGAGTACTGGATGCATTGACAAAGGGTAAGTTTAAGATcaccaataaaaaaaagaaagaaatatcttCTGAAATATTTACCTTCGAGAGTGCCTGACTGATAACTGTTTTTCCACAACCAAAAGCTCCAGGTATCGCACAAGTGCCTCCAAGAACCGAAGGGAAGAGAGCATCAAGTACACGCTGAACAGCAGTTGCAGAATTCAGAACAAAGTACAATCATCATAAAGTATATCTTACAGAATCTATGAGAAAAACCAAATCGCTAAAGAAGGATAATGGTTCATTGCTTATTGCAATTTTACCTGCCCAGTTAAGAGTGGTGTATCAGCTGCAACTTTTGCTGCAACAGGCCTTGGTGTACGCACTGGCCATGTCTGCATAAAATAAATCAGAATTCTAGCAGCAATTGAGAATGTCAGACAATGGATGCCATACTGTAAAATAATTGGAAAAAACAGACAACCACAAACCTGGAGCATAGTGATCTGCTTTTTAACACCTTGAAACTCCAGCTCAAGTACTGTATCCTGTGAATATAGTGGAAGTAAAAGACAAAAGAGTAAAGTTAGGAGAAGAACATCATAATCAGCTTGCCTAAATGAATATGAAAGGAAATGGTCACAGACCTTCAGATTGTATTGACCAGCAGGGGCAATGTAACTAATTTTTCCCATGGAACCTGGAGGAATAGCAACATGATGCTGCATCAATGTGTTCTCGAAGACAGtctgcatgtttaataatgaaatgaGAATCTTGGACAAGAGTCAATACACTGATTttcaaaagagaataaatttcAAGAAATGTCAAGGTTGTTGAACTTACTGCAAATAGATCTCCACCAGTAAGAAGATCTCCTACAGCTGGAGGAAGTACAAAAAAAGTCATAAAACTTTTTAAAAATGTAGAGAAGGCAACAATTCAATGACTTGATAAAAAATGCATAAGAGGCTATTTAAACTCATGCTATATGCAATTAGCAGGATTACCTAACTTCTTAGGATCAAATTCCCACAATATATCTTTGTCCAGTGCAGGAACAGAAACACCACGAGGTATATAGACATCACCAGACTTGATGGCAATAGTTTTCAGAGGACGCTGTAGGAAGAACATGGAATATGCTATCAGGAAAGTATAATTAGCCGATTCAAGGAATGGAACTTTTGCATATATTTACCTAAAAACAATCCTGACAATTTGTATACATGGTAGAAGCAAGAAGTTGTGATCATTTTGTAGTCAAGTTAGATGGTGCAAGCCACATGTTTCCATCTAGGCAGCTAACGGCATGAATAACATCGACTATACATCATGTAAAGCAGTAAAGTACATGCCAGCGACCAAATTCAATTATTGATGTTTCAAGCAGACCTGAATGCCATCAAAAATGTTGCCCAAAATTCCAGGTCCTAGTTCCACTGAGAGAGGCTGCACAGAAAGTTTGAATTCATGATGATTCAGATGGGACTGTAATGAAACTGTACTGGTTATGAGTATTTAAGGTCTCTAATATTACCTTTCGAGTTCGCAAAACAGGATCATTGACCATCAAACCAGCAGTTTCTTCATAGACTGAGATTCAAAAGTGATAAGAAATAGTTTCATAAATCCAAAGTTAATATGCAAGATCTAAAGTGACTGGCGACAGAAAGCAGTATAACATGACAAAAATTCATATAATACTATTATAGTAGACAAGAATTGTCCAGTCCTGTACCCTGAATGGTAGCTGAATCACCCTCCAAACGGATAATTTCACCAATAAGCTTATCATGACCAACACGAACCAGTTCATACATAGCAGCACCTCCCATTCCATCGGCCACAACAACGGGTCCAGAAACCTGAAAATTTGAAGGCAAGAGAAAGGTCAAAGTGTTGCATTAAGACTAATTTCTTCTTAAATATCATCTTGCAGCAAAAAAAGAAAGTGCATTTCTGAGTGGACATCATAATCAAGGCTATCCGATATCAGACAAAAACCATATTTTTCCAAATTACATAATAACCAAGAAAATACAATATTATGATAATAAGTTTTAATAAAATATTCTAAAAAGGTGGCTTAGTTGATGAGGCTGATACCAATGCAAGGTGTATTAGTGGAATCTTTTGTACAATATAGTTAAATGTATCAATGTGCTGGCCAGGTCTGATAGCTAAAGGACCTTATTAAGATTTAAATCCATATATAGTTTTGGCACAGCAGGGTCCACACCACAAAACCTGAAGTATAACCAATCTAGTCAAGGACCTAAGCAAACCTTCAACTAATAAATTGTGCAGGTCATCAGGCTGGCCCTCCCCGATTGACAACAATTAAAGGCCTCCTTTGGGTCAGATTGTTTGGGGCCTTTGGGCAATACCACTGTAAAAAATAAATCAACTAAAATCTGGAGCTTTGGATATTAGAGCAAAAGTCACAAAGCAAGTAAATGGATGTCTTCTTCAACTTACCCATACAAAATTACAATGGCATCGACATCTCTAAGTGTGTGAAAGATATACAATGATCAAGCAcgacaaaaaaatcaaaaaatcaaaaaataagtttgACATCAAATGTACCAAAATGGGGAAGATAGTCCAGACAAGACCACTGTAGAATTGCAAACAATTATAATCCAACGATGCAGTTCTTCCACTTAGACTGCTAAAACTATTTTCACTGCCAGATCACAGAAGGAAAAAAACCCAGAAGAAAAAACAACATGATCAAGTTCTTCCTAATTTTAACTCAATGTGAATCTGAAGAGTAAATATTCATTCCGTTCCCTTATCTTTTAGGAGTAACACAGCTAGATATAATTATCTGAAGAATTGGCCATTGGAACAGAGAGTGCAAGAAACTCTTTGATAGGTGCAAATCCGCAAGAGGAAAGGACTAATTTTCATTAATAACCTGGGGGACTAGATTCTCTTGGATGCATTTGATAGGATCTTTCTGTTGAATAGGTGAAGCCATTTGCTAATCAAAAACATCAAAATTTGAACCCACTAGAATATTTCAATAATTGAACAGGAATGCCACGTTATCTATAAAGAACAAATTAGTTGTCCAATACAGTTGGAACAGCAGTTCGGTACAGAATTACAATCATCTCCAGATAAGTTCTACTTGAGCGAAGAActaaagggaaaagaaaaaggaaaaggggcCATTTCTTTAAATTGTGATCTAAACATGGATTGAAGATAAATCATCACAGGGGAACATGGTCCACTGGAATATCCCAGGGGTCTATAACAACTTCATCAAGAACGCACTTAAACTTGGATTAACGCGTCAAAATCATTTACCCAATGCTCAGCTCATCTCTACCGAACTTCATCTTCGTTACTTAGCACAATTTTAATTCACTTTCTTTGTCAGAACACATCTTCTCAATTTTTACGCTCACTTCCAATCATGCCAATAACACACCGATGAATCGGCAGGACCATGAAGAAAAAGCCTAATCAGCACTTAATACACAGAATATCTGATCAACAATAGAAACCGATCCACAACAAGATATAGCGAACTTAAAGCTCCGGCGAAAAACATGAAGCACCTTACGGACGTATCCGTACTCGCTCTCCTTCTCCGAATCCTCGAACGTCGTGAGGCGATCGCCGTAGGCCATCTTCGCGGGTGAAGACCAAAAGCGGAGGCAAACACCTGATCCAACCGAAAACCTTCGATCGGACAACAAATCTCGAGCGGCAGCAACGCAACCGGAAAGCGATCCCTCGGGTTTTTGGATCGATCCGAGAGACGATGAGACCCGTAGGTcgcaagcagagagagagagagagagagagagagagagagagagagagaggaggggattCGGCAGCAGACTGAACCCTTCTCTCACGACGTGCCACGAATATAGCGCGCAGGTTGATTTTTGTACACGTCGCTAACGGTGTGGTGTCATCGACTGCTTTAAGGGGACAGATCCTCTCCACCGTAGTTTTTACATCATCCTCTTGTTCTCGCATCTTTCCCGTCCATTTGTAAAAGTTCCGTCTGAAAACCGTTCGATCCGAATGTCATACGCACGCTGTCGGGGGAGAATCCTTATCACTTGGAGAAATGTGGGCATTGCCAACTTCACGTGATCTGTTGTGCCTCTGGCTGTGTTGTGACAGACAGCCAACAGCTGAGACGGTTATCGTGGCTGCGAAGAGGACAACGGTACCGGACAATAATCAAGCATGAGAACGCATCACCGTCCGTCCACGTCCCACGTGAATCACGCGGCGATGGATCCGTCCGACACCACATCATGTGCGACGTGACAAAATTTGAGGATCTTGTCCAATCCTCAGGAGGCATATCGACCATCTCATGATCCCTATCGTTCATCTCGGCCGCTTATTGTTATCATTCGTCACCCGTCACGTGCCACATCCAACGTAGATGGAGGATGAGAACCAATGGACGGCAATGATGTGAAATTTCAGTCCTCTATACAAAGTGAACTGTAGAGGATCCCATCCAATGTTAGATCCTGCTCCCAGACCAGGGGAGGTTGCAGTTGACCTGGCTCGGATTAGGCGAGGACCAACAGGAACGGGTCGGGTTGTTTTGGATGTTGGATTTATCCGACCCGTTTAAGTCGGTTATAGTAAACCCCTAAATTAGGCTTAAGATTGACTCATTTAACAAAGAATTACTCTAGTTTTGGACACGTTATGTGTTTGGATAATAACATGTTATATTTTTCCGAGTATTAAGTCCACCTAAACCGTGTAAAGTGGATAATTATGAAACTTGATTATTCGTCCCAGTGTACTACGTATTGCATTAACATTTGACAAATAGTAAATTAGGCTAATTACATATATCCTTATAGTTAGACTTTTTTTATATCTTGaactttatatttaaaaattttaaattaaaatctttataattataaaagtaaaatatttaacattaTTTATCTAACATTCACTTTATCGATAGAAAATATAATACATGTTGATTGACACAAAGATAATGAGCTAGAAGATAATTTTAGTGGTGATAGTCGACGATAGTGCCATGGCTAACTGTTGTGGTGGTGATCAACGATAATGATATAATGGTTGGCCttattgttagagctagccccaggatatttaccaaaggataattttggcaacacaacaaagacaataaagcggaaagaataaagcgacaagaacaaacaaaacaccagaa
This genomic stretch from Musa acuminata AAA Group cultivar baxijiao chromosome BXJ3-9, Cavendish_Baxijiao_AAA, whole genome shotgun sequence harbors:
- the LOC135649619 gene encoding uncharacterized protein LOC135649619 isoform X1, which encodes MPPVPASDHASPIRESISGSRFTSLRGVRWRIDLGILPKSPASIDDIRRVAADSRRRYAHLRRRLIVDPHLSKDESKSPDLIVDNPLSQSPDSLWSLYFRNAELEKMLDQDLSRLYPDQEGYFQTATCQAMLRQILLLWCLIHPECGYRQGMHELLAPLLYVLHIDLQYLSQVRDKYEDYFSDEFHGVSLPEIELSSAYRFEKIMNMNTAATDKDGSVQEKSAKVRSLDELDPETKDIFLMSDAYGVEGELGVVLSEKFMEHDAYCMFDYLMNDANSVVVMAELFSPSPSIGSSTGLPPIIEASSAMYQLLSIIDSSLHSHLVELGVEPQYFALRWLRLLFGREFSLEDLLVVWDEIFSFPNLISFPDKANESELGCRILCSPRGAFILAMAVSMLLQLRSSILATEYATACLQRLLNLPEDISVKKSIEKAKSLQSLALDTVFSCSSQGGIPGHQCGGRRGQSLSYGSSPVTPNLLSDSYWEEKWRLLHAAEELDKENCGDTVSSDMADGPLIERFNLPRTASDPCPTEFQSENKNVGPSDTSTGVDRNHGIYRSDKVPRISATDESLCLEIEAETDYVEEHIDQDVIVKGLDVAEESRFNADNSLSTATSPHRMVNDHEYDSEDSSITSSSLIGRTCDETNSAEKPCNASIDKEENSITSSRSGQGPYSVEKQAGGLKKWKPLSGRFQWLRRFNRGYAEGNMGNRIAVEPQKSHIVADNCGSIYSAPASDPCHNSFEVSRNIEDEDKNVIGTSGDPCHSSFEAQWAIEDEDKNVAGNLRGIAKAMLENIQVIESIFKQDQGLDGSKDSKSTTISGDGQVAAMAALEELRNISNFLSECDD